The following coding sequences are from one Triticum aestivum cultivar Chinese Spring chromosome 5A, IWGSC CS RefSeq v2.1, whole genome shotgun sequence window:
- the LOC123107784 gene encoding pentatricopeptide repeat-containing protein At2g42920, chloroplastic codes for MAMAPSPASASSSTTSPLLPSSPSISAFLASHPALTLLHTQCATMAHLRQLHAALVKSGLAKDPIAASRAVAFCAGEGRDAAYAARIVRHHPRPNSFMWNTVIRALSDGPGPDAAVALFLDMLWSPTPPERRTFPSLFAAYARLGRADDGAALHGMVLKLGLAGDAYTRNSMIAMYASCGRADEALALFRQCQEFDVVACNSAIVALSRAGRVDEARAVFADMPARTVATWSAMVSAYSRAARFQDAVDLFSAMQVDGVEPNANVLVSVLGCCASLGALEQGAWVHAYIDKHDVAMNALVVTALVDMYCKCGSIHKARQVFDTTRSQGMAKLSSWNAMMLGLAAHGQCQEAVTLFSELEPYGLRPDKVTFIAMLMAYGHSGMTYEAKALFASMAREYGVTPGIEHYGCLVDALARAGRLREAEDTIRAMPMKPDAAIWGALLSGCRLHGDAEAGARAARGAVECDPQDSGAYVLAANVLACDGEVGRGLGVRGEMREEGVAKVPGCSMIEVNGVVHEFMS; via the coding sequence ATGGCCATGGCGCCATCGCCCGCAAGCgcttcctcctccaccacctcccctCTCCTGCCCTCCTCCCCATCCATCTCTGCCTTCCTTGCCTCACACCCGGCCCTCACCCTCCTCCACACGCAATGCGCCACCATGGCTCACCTCCGCCAGCTCCACGCCGCGCTCGTCAAGTCTGGCCTCGCCAAAGACCCCATCGCCGCCAGCCGCGCCGTCGCCTTCTGCGCCGGCGAAGGACGCGACGCTGCCTACGCCGCGCGCATCGTCAGGCACCACCCGAGGCCCAACTCCTTCATGTGGAACACCGTCATAAGGGCGCTGTCCGACGGGCCCGGTCCGGACGCGGCCGTGGCGCTGTTTCTCGACATGCTCTGGTCGCCCACGCCGCCGGAGCGGCGCACGTTCCCGTCTCTGTTCGCCGCATACGCGCGCCTCGGCCGCGCCGACGACGGCGCGGCGCTCCACGGCATGGTGCTCAAGCTCGGCCTCGCCGGGGACGCGTATACACGCAACTCCATGATCGCCATGTACGCGTCATGCGGCCGCGCGGACGAGGCTCTGGCGCTCTTCAGGCAGTGTCAAGAGTTCGACGTTGTGGCGTGCAACAGCGCTATCGTGGCGCTCTCGAGGGCGGGGCGCGTCGACGAAGCGCGGGCGGTGTTCGCCGACATGCCGGCCAGGACCGTGGCGACGTGGAGCGCCATGGTTAGCGCGTACTCCCGCGCCGCGAGGTTCCAAGACGCCGTCGACCTCTTCTCCGCGATGCAGGTGGACGGCGTGGAGCCGAACGCCAACGTGCTCGTCAGCGTCCTCGGCTGCTGCGCAAGCCTCGGCGCGCTGGAGCAGGGCGCGTGGGTGCACGCGTACATAGACAAGCACGACGTGGCCATGAACGCGCTCGTGGTCACCGCCCTCGTGGACATGTACTGCAAGTGTGGCTCAATACACAAGGCTCGCCAGGTGTTCGACACCACGAGATCGCAGGGCATGGCCAAGCTGTCGTCCTGGAACGCCATGATGCTTGGCCTGGCAGCGCACGGGCAATGCCAGGAAGCGGTCACCTTGTTCTCCGAGCTGGAACCTTACGGTCTCCGACCGGACAAGGTCACCTTCATCGCGATGCTGATGGCCTACGGCCATTCCGGCATGACCTACGAGGCGAAGGCTCTGTTCGCGTCAATGGCGAGGGAATACGGTGTTACACCGGGAATCGAGCACTATGGCTGCCTTGTCGACGCGCTCGCCCGGGCCGGAAGGCTCCGGGAGGCGGAGGACACCATCCGGGCAATGCCGATGAAGCCAGACGCGGCCATTTGGGGCGCCCTGCTCTCCGGATGCCGCTTGCACGGCGACGCGGAGGCGGGGGCGCGCGCGGCGCGTGGAGCCGTGGAATGCGACCCACAGGACAGCGGCGCGTACGTGCTCGCGGCAAATGTGCTTGCATGCGACGGCGAGGTAGGCCGGGGCTTGGGTGTCAGGGGGGAGATGCGGGAGGAGGGAGTGGCCAAGGTGCCCGGGTGTAGCATGATCGAGGTGAATGGTGTCGTCCACGAGTTCATGAGCTAG